One window of Thiomicrorhabdus lithotrophica genomic DNA carries:
- a CDS encoding protein kinase domain-containing protein — protein sequence MSDEVLPILEQQPDLSKIKLISQGSTASVYKVKQTTENGERKQFLRVMHDIRNYQAIKREKDLLHYLNQFPEFIHFNEIRKVGYYYLQFFDFSGKRNLEQIIAKKGVLSVKATKQLLADMVAVLERVHYLGFVHGDIKPSNIVMGKKQSYLVDWSDSIPSLSSYDSERIAGDNKYCPPERLNGRLEESGDIYSLGCTLYYALIGKHIYRLNKEKNTDKQLWAHAHHTVHKMNKLPIFWRYLIFWMTQKDPTKRPTLVELKTWLEDFTVPDWVRKMSVRVDKSYPADPMTVLADEHYLYPIFKKALAYEEAGDLDIAFNLYENCAFRDYSRAENNLGLMYEKGEPVKQSYAMAANMYHQAFEKGNPYAAYNLARLFEQGLGMPVNLDYAFKLYRFAAMRGNLEAQNALAMMYMDGRGTPTNMTQARSWLGIAAQYGNTAAKKNIRSLLKEA from the coding sequence ATGTCTGATGAGGTTTTGCCTATATTGGAACAACAACCTGATTTAAGTAAGATTAAGCTTATTAGTCAAGGGTCGACTGCATCTGTCTATAAGGTTAAACAAACTACTGAAAACGGTGAGCGTAAACAGTTTTTGCGCGTAATGCATGATATTCGTAATTATCAAGCGATTAAGCGTGAGAAAGATTTACTACACTACTTAAACCAGTTTCCTGAATTTATTCACTTTAATGAAATTCGTAAAGTGGGTTATTACTATTTACAGTTTTTTGATTTTTCTGGTAAGCGAAACCTGGAGCAAATTATTGCAAAAAAGGGTGTTTTATCGGTTAAAGCAACAAAACAATTATTAGCCGATATGGTGGCAGTTTTAGAGCGAGTTCATTATCTGGGATTTGTTCATGGTGATATCAAACCTAGCAATATCGTCATGGGTAAAAAACAGTCGTATTTAGTGGATTGGAGCGATTCTATTCCTTCATTAAGCTCATATGATTCAGAGAGAATAGCTGGAGATAATAAGTATTGTCCGCCTGAGCGCTTAAATGGCCGATTAGAAGAATCAGGGGATATTTATTCTTTAGGTTGTACGCTTTATTACGCGTTAATAGGTAAGCATATTTATCGTCTAAATAAAGAAAAAAATACTGATAAACAGCTGTGGGCACATGCACATCATACGGTTCATAAAATGAATAAATTGCCTATTTTTTGGCGATATTTAATTTTTTGGATGACACAAAAAGATCCAACTAAACGACCAACCTTGGTTGAATTAAAAACATGGCTAGAGGATTTTACGGTTCCAGATTGGGTTCGTAAAATGAGTGTTCGAGTTGATAAGTCCTACCCTGCAGACCCCATGACTGTTTTGGCTGATGAGCATTATTTATATCCAATCTTTAAAAAGGCTTTAGCCTATGAAGAGGCTGGCGACTTGGATATTGCCTTTAACCTGTATGAAAACTGCGCATTTAGAGATTACTCTCGCGCAGAAAATAATCTAGGTTTAATGTATGAGAAAGGTGAGCCCGTTAAGCAGTCTTATGCCATGGCTGCTAATATGTACCATCAAGCCTTTGAAAAAGGTAATCCTTATGCGGCCTATAATTTAGCGAGGCTATTTGAACAAGGTTTAGGTATGCCTGTAAACTTAGATTACGCTTTTAAGCTGTATCGATTTGCAGCTATGCGAGGCAATCTAGAGGCTCAAAATGCATTAGCCATGATGTATATGGATGGACGTGGTACGCCTACAAATATGACTCAAGCGCGATCATGGCTTGGTATCGCTGCACAATACGGCAATACAGCAGCCAAAAAAAATATCCGCTCACTTTTAAAAGAGGCTTAA
- a CDS encoding adenine phosphoribosyltransferase, with protein MAQHPLAQYLEAVPDFPKPGIVFSDISPLLKSHFTETIDAMSALFTEAEWAEIDCLAGIESRGFIFAAALAYKYNKGFIKVRKPGKLPNVAASIEYGLEYGSDKLEMQKGDGSKIVLLDDLIATGGSMGAAASLCEQVGYDVVGMACLIDLASLNSFTYNDMTVRSVIQFSD; from the coding sequence ATGGCTCAACATCCATTGGCGCAATATTTAGAGGCAGTTCCTGATTTTCCAAAACCAGGTATAGTTTTTAGCGATATCTCACCCTTATTGAAAAGTCATTTTACAGAAACGATTGATGCAATGAGTGCATTATTTACCGAAGCGGAGTGGGCAGAAATTGATTGTTTAGCGGGCATAGAATCACGTGGGTTTATTTTTGCAGCGGCTTTAGCATATAAATACAATAAAGGGTTTATTAAAGTTAGAAAGCCAGGCAAGCTACCCAATGTTGCCGCTTCGATTGAATATGGCTTAGAGTACGGGTCTGATAAGCTAGAAATGCAAAAGGGTGACGGTAGTAAGATTGTACTTTTAGATGATTTGATTGCCACTGGAGGTTCTATGGGAGCTGCTGCGTCATTATGTGAGCAAGTGGGGTACGACGTGGTAGGCATGGCGTGTTTAATTGATTTAGCGAGCTTGAATAGCTTCACATACAATGATATGACGGTTCGTTCAGTGATTCAATTTTCTGATTAA
- a CDS encoding sensor domain-containing diguanylate cyclase translates to MQIPRLTKSIFLDQFLYMQMVGVVIGLCFPHFLVWYGFPPEEVLTWQFYLLTQVAGQIVGLLSFLMISMVVRPHLKQLSLKMQDIAKGLNEKDFLDYSAKCNEELCTMDVVSNDEIGVSASAYNQLLSALLSAHENEQLFNNFTTVMSQNLEVNALSEKTIDLLISSTKIEAATILLFKNGEINVEATQGILKPQTLTEHTSVLDAVNKGKAQRITLPKHIQLDGVLTHFTPTEVFIEPIEFKGTHLGVMIAATGSEMADDRTNTTLHLFVRSMGLALNNALIHSKFQRLAAYDGLTNIYNRRFGMARLKEDFGRASREQSALSVVMVDVDHFKNINDNYGHLVGDKAIMLIASILKDTLRDGDIVIRYGGEEFLMILQGASSKDAAEVSERIRYQIEDTVFNHGEQQIGMTVSIGVCGYPETLVTNEVLLLDKADQALYHAKQTGRNRVVQFGALSD, encoded by the coding sequence ATGCAGATCCCAAGACTCACTAAAAGTATTTTTTTAGATCAGTTTCTCTACATGCAAATGGTTGGTGTAGTGATTGGATTATGTTTTCCTCATTTTCTAGTATGGTACGGTTTTCCGCCAGAAGAGGTACTCACTTGGCAGTTTTATTTACTGACTCAAGTGGCGGGGCAAATAGTTGGATTATTAAGTTTTTTGATGATTTCAATGGTGGTGCGACCACACTTAAAGCAGTTGTCACTAAAGATGCAGGATATTGCAAAAGGGCTTAATGAGAAAGATTTTTTAGATTACTCGGCAAAGTGTAATGAAGAATTATGCACCATGGATGTAGTCTCTAATGATGAAATTGGAGTCAGTGCAAGTGCCTACAATCAATTACTATCTGCTTTACTATCTGCTCACGAGAATGAGCAGCTGTTTAATAACTTCACTACTGTGATGTCACAAAACCTAGAGGTAAACGCGCTTTCTGAAAAGACGATAGATTTGCTTATTTCATCTACAAAAATTGAAGCCGCCACTATTCTTCTATTTAAAAATGGTGAAATCAATGTGGAAGCAACTCAAGGGATTCTCAAGCCTCAAACTTTAACAGAACATACCAGTGTGCTTGATGCCGTAAATAAAGGTAAAGCACAAAGAATTACACTACCCAAACACATTCAATTAGACGGTGTTCTAACGCACTTTACACCCACAGAAGTCTTTATTGAACCCATTGAGTTTAAGGGAACGCATTTAGGCGTTATGATTGCTGCAACGGGTTCTGAGATGGCAGATGATCGTACCAATACAACGTTGCATTTGTTTGTTCGTAGTATGGGGTTAGCTCTAAATAATGCTCTAATTCACTCAAAATTCCAAAGATTGGCCGCTTATGACGGGTTAACCAATATTTATAATCGTCGGTTTGGTATGGCTAGGCTAAAAGAAGACTTTGGTCGTGCCAGTCGTGAACAATCTGCGCTAAGTGTGGTCATGGTTGATGTCGATCACTTTAAGAATATTAATGATAACTATGGTCATCTAGTGGGGGATAAGGCCATTATGCTTATCGCATCTATTCTTAAGGATACTTTGCGTGATGGTGATATCGTTATACGTTATGGTGGCGAAGAGTTCTTAATGATATTGCAAGGTGCCAGTTCTAAGGATGCTGCTGAAGTGAGTGAGCGAATTCGTTACCAGATTGAAGATACCGTCTTCAATCATGGTGAACAGCAGATTGGGATGACGGTGAGTATTGGTGTTTGTGGCTATCCAGAGACTCTCGTGACAAATGAGGTGCTTTTGCTAGATAAAGCGGACCAAGCACTTTATCACGCCAAACAGACGGGTAGAAACCGTGTTGTGCAATTTGGCGCACTTTCAGATTAA